The Candidatus Dadabacteria bacterium genomic interval CTAGTTATGTATATAAGTTCCCCCTGTTTTAACATATCGCATTGACTAATTACGTCAATAGTCAATACGGTTCCCGAGGCAGTCAGTCCTTACACATTTGCCAACCGAACGGCAAAACGGATTCTCTCTCGGGAATCGTAGCGCAGTAAAACAATAATAGGCATCCCGTAACCGGGCCTTAACAACTTGCAATCCTCCAGCAAAAACAGGATGTGAGCATTGTTCCGGCAACAGGGCACAGGAAATCGTTAACCGCTCCTTAACAGGGCCCTTACCGTTCTTTGATAAAAAACGGCAATAAATACCGTAGGGATATGTTTAACAACGCCCGCAAAAAAGTTTACAATTACCTCACGCGCGAGGAGAAGAGATTTGAAGATACTCTACGCCATACAGGGAACCGGGAACGGCCACATAAGCCGCTCAAAAGACGTGATAACCGAGCTTCGAAAGTCGGTCGAGGTCGACATTATGGTAAGCGAGCGCCAGCACGAAATAGATCTCGGCTTCGAGGTCAAGTATAACCTGCGGGGACTCGGATTCGTGTTCGGAAAAAACGGCGGAATCGACTACTACGCCTCAATAAAGAAGGCTCGCTTCGACAAGCTGCTCGGGGACGTTAACGATCTTCCCGTAGCGGATTACGACATGGTGGTAAGCGACTTCGAGCCCATATCCTCCTGGGCGTGCCGCCTCAAGAAAAGGCCCTGTGTTTCGCTTTCCCACCAGACGTCGTTCGCATCCCCCAAGACCCCGAGGCCCGAGAAGCCGAACAAGATAATGGAATTCATAATAAAGTGGTACGCCCCCGTTTGCATACCGCTCGGGCTTCATTTCCGCGAGTACGACAACTTCATAAAGACCCCCATAATAAGAAAGGAGCTTCGCCGCTACGAAGTGCGCCGAAACGGCCACTACACGGTCTATCTCCCGAGCTTTGACGAGCGCACCCTGATCAGGCATCTGAGCAAAATCGACGTGCGCTGGGAGCTTTTCTCAAAACACTACAAGGGAGAGCCCTACACAGAAGGAAACGTCACCGTGTACCCGGTAAGCTACGAGAAGTTCATAGAAAGCTTCACCGAAAGCGAGGGCATACTCACCAACGCCGGATTCGAGACGCCTTCCGAGGCCCTTTTCCTAGGCAAGAAGCTGCTCGCGGTGCCGATGAAGGGGCAGTACGAGCAGGAGTGCAACGCGGTGGCGCTTGAGCAGATGGGATTCGAGGTGCTCCACAAGGTGGGCAGCGATTTCGAAAGCGTCCTTGAGAGATGGGTATCCCTTCCCCGGGCGCAGCCCGAACCCTACAGGGACGTCGTTCCCGACATATCGGAAACCATACTTGCCCTTGCCGAGCGCTACGGGGGCGAAGAGGAGTTCAGACACCCGACCGGCTCCCCTATCGAAGACGCCGAGCGAAAGGGGCTCCTAGACCTTTTTCTCTGAGGATAAAACCGCGGCGGGGAAAATCAGGGAAGAAAGAACCAGAAGACCGCGATGCCGAGAACCAGCCCCGCCAGTGTCTGGGCCAGGCTGTGGCACCCGAGTCTCACCCTCGACCACGCGACCAGCAGGGCAAGGGGCGGGATAACGAAAACCAAGGCCTCGTGCGGATGGGCGAACACCACCGCCCCGAGCGCTCCGATTGCGGCGCAGTGACCGCTTATCTTCCAGTAAAGCGAAACCAGTATCCAGAGGCCCGTAAGCGCAAGGCACAAGTAGCCGAGCGTGACCAAGGCGCCCGGGCCACCGACGAATCCGTAGAGAAGGAGCGACAATACCGAGTAGACGAAAATAACGCTGAGGGGCCTTATCCGCTCCTCCCTCACACTTATATGAAAATCCGTCACCTTGCCCTGTCCCATGAGATAGAATATGTAGGCCGTCGGGGCGAGCACGAAAAGCAGCAGGAAAAGGGAGATCCAGAGGAACTTGGAGGAGTGGTCAAGCGAGTAGGAGCAGAGAATCACCGCGTAGAAAACCACAAGCGCGGGGGAAAAAACGGTGGAGACAAAGTTCGCCGCGCCTACGACCCTGCCACCCTCGGCGGGACGCGGAAACGTAACCTTTTGAGCTATGTTGTCGTTGTTAATCATTCTTTCCCTCGACCCTGTATAAAATAAAAACCGCATGGAGCGCAAAAAACAAGAGATAAACCGAAGGTTTTTTAATCACCCTTTTAAAAACCGTTAACACGGCCTTAAGCTTGCAGGGCAAAGAGGGTTCTAAAACCCGCGAATAATCTGTATAATACCCAACGGGATGACCGCAAAAGGAAAAAAATTCTTTCTTAGCGGCGCCACGGGGACGGCGACCGTCCTCTGCGCACTTGGAGCGCTAGTATCAGGATACCTGCTTGTGGCTGACTTCGTGCTCGGGGGCGCGGAGCTTTGCCTTACGGGCAAAGGCTGCGACATGGTAAGGGAGAGCCGGTACTCGAGCATCGGGGGCATACCGGTCTCGCTGCTCGGAGTTTTGGGATACGCGTCTATGGTGACCGTTTCCGTCTCGCGCCTTGGGCGGCGGACAAAGTGGAACCTTCTTTTCTGGCTATCGGCGGCGGCTGTCGGTTTTTCGGCTTACCTCACCTACCTTGAACTTTTCATAATAGAGACGCTTTGCTCCTGGTGCGTGGCCTCGGCCGTAATCGCGGTAGCGGTGTTTCTGCTCGCAGCCTCTCAAACGACCGGCGGCGCCATAAAGTCCTTCGGCGGAGCGGCGGCGGTTTTCGTCTTGGTGTTTGCCGCATCTTACTCCATTCATTCCCCCGCCCCGCGGGAGAATCCCTCGTCCGCGGCTACCTTTTACCAGGTGAGCCTTGCGAAATACCTCTCGGAGCGCGGAGCAACCATGTACGGCTCATACAACTGCGGTCACTGCGAGAAGCAGAAGGAGCTTTTCGGGGGGGCTTTCGGCCACATAACCTACGTTGAGTGCAGCCGAAGCGGTCCCGACCCCAATCCTACCCTCTGCGCGGTCAAGAACATAAAAAGCTACCCCACTTGGGAAATCGGCGGAGAGTTCCACGAGGGGGTAAGAACTCTCGAGCAGCTCGGGAGGATCTCGGGTTATTCGGGCAAGTGAAAGTTCCCCACTACAAGGCGCTGCGATCACTTGCCATTGCTTTGACAAGGGACTTTTATCAATTATCTTTATCTGAACGTTCCTATTACAACTGGGCCGCTATCGGGGCGGCATTGGGGTGAAGGGTGGAAAAAAGAAACGACGGATTATCGTTCATAGTATGCTGTAACAAGTTCGGGTGGACCCGGTCTTGGGACATAAGCAGGAAACGGTTCCAGTTCGTGCTGGGCGCCTTGGGGATTTTCGTGCTGGGCGCGCTTCTCTCCTTCTTTCTCTCATACAAGTTCTACGGGGAAGCACAAGATATCCGGGCGCAGAAGCAAGCCGAGATAGACGAACTGCTAAGCGCCGTCGAGGCGATGTCGCACGACATAATCGTGGACAAGAAACTTGAGGACAAGTTCATAAAAAGGGTCCTTCGTCTTGAGAAAAAACTTGCCTCCATGGAGAGAACGCTCTCCGAGAAAAAGCGGAGAAAGGCTCTCCCTGCGGGAGGACGCGGCTTCCAGACAAGCGATATCGGTCACGATTACTTCGACGCGGTCGAGAAGGACATAGACCGCCTCGCCGAGGCCATGAACTCCATTCCTTTCGGAAAACCCACGCGGGGAGGAATTTCTTCG includes:
- a CDS encoding glycosyl transferase, which codes for MKILYAIQGTGNGHISRSKDVITELRKSVEVDIMVSERQHEIDLGFEVKYNLRGLGFVFGKNGGIDYYASIKKARFDKLLGDVNDLPVADYDMVVSDFEPISSWACRLKKRPCVSLSHQTSFASPKTPRPEKPNKIMEFIIKWYAPVCIPLGLHFREYDNFIKTPIIRKELRRYEVRRNGHYTVYLPSFDERTLIRHLSKIDVRWELFSKHYKGEPYTEGNVTVYPVSYEKFIESFTESEGILTNAGFETPSEALFLGKKLLAVPMKGQYEQECNAVALEQMGFEVLHKVGSDFESVLERWVSLPRAQPEPYRDVVPDISETILALAERYGGEEEFRHPTGSPIEDAERKGLLDLFL
- a CDS encoding vitamin K epoxide reductase family protein; the encoded protein is MTAKGKKFFLSGATGTATVLCALGALVSGYLLVADFVLGGAELCLTGKGCDMVRESRYSSIGGIPVSLLGVLGYASMVTVSVSRLGRRTKWNLLFWLSAAAVGFSAYLTYLELFIIETLCSWCVASAVIAVAVFLLAASQTTGGAIKSFGGAAAVFVLVFAASYSIHSPAPRENPSSAATFYQVSLAKYLSERGATMYGSYNCGHCEKQKELFGGAFGHITYVECSRSGPDPNPTLCAVKNIKSYPTWEIGGEFHEGVRTLEQLGRISGYSGK
- a CDS encoding M23 family metallopeptidase; the protein is MEKRNDGLSFIVCCNKFGWTRSWDISRKRFQFVLGALGIFVLGALLSFFLSYKFYGEAQDIRAQKQAEIDELLSAVEAMSHDIIVDKKLEDKFIKRVLRLEKKLASMERTLSEKKRRKALPAGGRGFQTSDIGHDYFDAVEKDIDRLAEAMNSIPFGKPTRGGISSHYGYRKSPFSEAREFHGGVDFRGEIGDEVAATADGVVQKAKYAKGYGKHVVIKHKKGYKTLYGHLSKISVTRGQKVVAGEKIGELGSTGRSTGPHLHYEIIKYGRRINPKKYVK